Proteins encoded in a region of the Zea mays cultivar B73 chromosome 2, Zm-B73-REFERENCE-NAM-5.0, whole genome shotgun sequence genome:
- the LOC100191446 gene encoding putative protein kinase superfamily protein encodes MSMTPSMEIDLHVVRAARVLGRGAMGTVFLAVDGGTGEAYALKVFDKRSAAAASRPAAGADAARRAQWEVSVLSRLAHPHLPSLLGCAETPDLLGWALPYCPGGDLNELRHAQPDRVFSPAAIRFYVAEVVSALAELHAAGIAYRDLKPENVLLRADGHVMLTDFDLSRQLPPPRSPSASTSTSSSSCSATSSPLPQTQTTHMKNIFKRSESAVTAPTSGQEEPRNLAWYLSKSIDGGSDQVKKAKSARVTPVDRGKELPSFCPAAAAAAGERSFSFVGTEEYVAPEVVRGDGHEFAVDWWALGVLVYEMSHGRTPFRGRSRKETFRNVLLREPGFTADARRRWPELTDLVSRLLEKNPARRLGFAGGADEVRAHPFFAGVAWDLLGDVSRPPYIPAPPDDSIASCEGFSVAEYFDRLHQPPLSPAKHSPEEELLPEF; translated from the coding sequence ATGTCAATGACGCCATCcatggagatcgacctgcacgtCGTGCGCGCGGCGCGCGTGCTGGGTCGTGGCGCCATGGGCACGGTATTCCTCGCCGTTGACGGCGGCACCGGGGAGGCCTACGCGCTCAAGGTCTTCGACAAGCGCTCCGCTGCGGCGGCGTCGAGGCCGGCCGCGGGCGCCGACGCGGCGCGGCGCGCGCAGTGGGAGGTGTCCGTGCTGTCCAGGCTCGCGCACCCGCACCTGCCGTCCCTGCTGGGCTGCGCCGAGACGCCCGACCTACTGGGGTGGGCGCTGCCCTACTGTCCAGGCGGGGACCTCAACGAGCTCCGCCACGCGCAGCCCGACCGCGTGTTCTCCCCCGCGGCCATCCGGTTCTACGTCGCCGAGGTGGTGTCCGCGCTCGCCGAGCTCCACGCCGCCGGGATCGCGTACCGCGACCTCAAGCCCGAGAACGTGCTCCTCCGCGCCGACGGCCACGTCATGCTGACCGACTTTGACCTCTCACGGCAGCTCCCGCCGCCCAGGTCCCCCTCCGCATCCACGtccacgtcgtcgtcgtcgtgctCGGCGACATCGTCGCCGCTGCCTCAGACCCAGACGACCCACATGAAGAACATCTTCAAGAGAAGCGAGTCCGCTGTGACCGCGCCCACCTCCGGACAGGAGGAACCACGCAACCTCGCCTGGTACCTGAGCAAAAGCATCGACGGCGGCAGCGACCAGGTCAAGAAGGCGAAATCGGCCAGGGTAACGCCGGTGGACCGCGGCAAGGAGCTGCCGAGCTTCTGCCCCgctgccgcagccgcagccggagaGCGGTCGTTCTCGTTCGTGGGCACCGAGGAGTACGTGGCGCCGGAGGTGGTGCGCGGCGACGGGCACGAGTTCGCGGTCGACTGGTGGGCGCTCGGGGTGCTGGTCTACGAGATGTCCCACGGGCGGACGCCGTTCCGGGGCCGGAGCCGGAAGGAGACGTTCCGGAACGTGCTGCTCCGGGAGCCGGGGTTCACGGCGGACgcgcggcggcggtggccggaGCTAACGGACCTCGTCTCGCGGCTGCTGGAGAAGAATCCCGCGCGGAGGCTGGGTTTCGCCGGCGGCGCCGACGAGGTCCGGGCGCACCCGTTCTTCGCCGGGGTGGCGTGGGACCTGCTCGGGGACGTGTCCCGGCCGCCCTACATTCCCGCGCCGCCCGATGACAGTATTGCCTCCTGCGAGGGGTTCAGCGTGGCGGAATACTTCGATAGGCTTCACCAGCCTCCGCTGTCGCCGGCGAAGCACTCGCCCGAGGAAGAGCTCTTGCCGGAGTTCTGA